In the Defluviitalea raffinosedens genome, one interval contains:
- a CDS encoding YjfB family protein: protein MDIAALSSNMAMQQLGLKVSVAVMNLAKDQITAQSQQMVQMLQTSAPVMEQSVNPHIGGNIDIKL from the coding sequence CTAACATGGCAATGCAGCAATTAGGATTAAAGGTTTCAGTGGCGGTTATGAATCTCGCAAAAGATCAAATAACGGCACAATCTCAGCAAATGGTTCAAATGCTCCAAACCAGTGCACCAGTAATGGAGCAGTCTGTTAATCCCCATATCGGCGGAAACATCGACATTAAGCTTTAA
- a CDS encoding DUF6873 family GME fold protein, with the protein MKSILRQNDEVIEIHSLGTVYESINHHPDIFLFCGDEKIYISAEQYQCIKDHISSSLPIEVLENQLGHRYPYTVSFNGVMLGKYFIHNLNYTASAILEDMKKKKKILIHVRQGYTRCSALPIDDSSLITSDAGIAKAVVPHGIDVCLIRPGFVSLPGQLYGFIGGTAGRVKDTIYFIGDISKHPDYEKIKSFIYAKGLHIAYVPDRPLMDVGSILTFSQANKS; encoded by the coding sequence TTGAAAAGCATTCTTCGTCAGAATGATGAAGTAATAGAAATTCACTCTTTGGGCACTGTCTATGAAAGCATTAATCATCATCCTGATATCTTCCTTTTTTGTGGAGATGAAAAAATATATATATCAGCTGAGCAGTACCAATGTATAAAAGATCATATTAGTTCTTCTTTGCCCATAGAAGTTTTGGAAAATCAGCTGGGGCATCGATATCCTTATACTGTCAGTTTTAACGGAGTAATGTTGGGCAAATATTTTATTCATAATTTGAATTATACCGCATCAGCTATTTTGGAAGATATGAAAAAAAAGAAGAAAATTTTAATTCATGTCAGGCAAGGTTATACCCGATGTTCAGCCCTTCCCATCGATGATTCAAGTCTTATTACATCGGATGCAGGGATTGCTAAAGCAGTTGTTCCCCACGGTATAGATGTATGTTTGATTCGACCGGGTTTTGTTTCATTACCCGGCCAATTATATGGTTTTATTGGTGGTACTGCAGGAAGAGTAAAGGATACCATCTACTTTATCGGGGACATTTCAAAACATCCTGATTATGAAAAAATAAAAAGTTTTATTTATGCTAAAGGATTGCATATTGCATATGTTCCCGATCGTCCTTTGATGGATGTGGGTTCTATTTTAACTTTTTCTCAAGCAAATAAGAGCTGA
- a CDS encoding elongator complex protein 3 translates to MIIPIFVSHQGCPNDCVFCNQKRITGVKDVFDERQIRHHIESYLEGFKGDKTVEIAFFGGSFTGIHPEIQKQYLKLATEYIRKYQLDGIRLSTRPDYIDEHILKLLSYYPVKAIELGVQSLDPEVLEASQRNHTAEDVYKAVHYIKNTSIELGLQMMIGLPKDTLIKSLQTAKKIIALKPHTTRIYPTIIMKDTELENMYHQGTYEPLSLDEGIEWTSQILPLFYEAGITVLRVGLQASEEVDLGKGIVAGPYHPAFRQLVEEKMLHEFILKVYEDNGEKPLVVYANQRIYQSLIGHKRKYLNDIKKQGLPIQFKRANGERCSLLLESEGRKLNDIPIPKYLRSFEKHSSSE, encoded by the coding sequence ATGATTATTCCCATATTTGTATCCCATCAAGGGTGTCCTAATGACTGCGTATTTTGTAATCAAAAAAGAATAACCGGTGTAAAAGATGTATTTGATGAAAGGCAAATACGACACCATATCGAAAGCTATTTAGAAGGTTTTAAGGGAGATAAGACTGTTGAAATAGCATTTTTCGGAGGAAGTTTTACAGGAATTCATCCTGAAATTCAAAAGCAGTATTTGAAATTGGCCACAGAATATATAAGGAAATACCAACTGGATGGCATAAGGCTATCTACTCGGCCGGATTATATTGATGAACACATTCTGAAGCTTTTATCCTATTATCCAGTAAAAGCAATAGAACTGGGCGTTCAGTCCCTTGATCCGGAAGTATTGGAGGCCAGTCAGAGAAATCACACAGCGGAAGATGTATATAAAGCTGTCCATTATATAAAGAATACTTCCATAGAATTGGGTCTTCAAATGATGATTGGTTTGCCAAAAGATACGCTGATAAAGAGCTTGCAAACCGCTAAAAAAATTATAGCTTTAAAGCCTCATACCACCAGGATTTACCCTACAATCATTATGAAAGATACAGAACTGGAAAACATGTATCATCAGGGAACTTATGAACCCTTAAGTTTAGATGAGGGAATAGAATGGACAAGCCAAATTCTCCCTTTGTTTTATGAAGCGGGAATTACCGTACTTCGTGTAGGGCTTCAGGCTTCGGAAGAAGTGGATCTCGGAAAAGGAATTGTGGCAGGACCTTATCATCCAGCATTTAGACAATTGGTAGAAGAAAAGATGCTGCATGAATTTATTTTAAAGGTATATGAGGATAATGGAGAAAAACCGCTCGTTGTTTATGCTAATCAGAGAATATATCAAAGTTTGATCGGGCATAAGAGAAAATATCTGAATGATATAAAAAAACAAGGGTTACCCATTCAATTTAAACGAGCAAACGGGGAAAGATGTTCTCTACTGTTGGAAAGCGAGGGAAGAAAGCTAAATGATATTCCTATCCCCAAATACTTACGATCATTTGAAAAGCATTCTTCGTCAGAATGA